The following DNA comes from Allobranchiibius huperziae.
CCGGACCGCCGACGCCGACGTGCTGCCGGCGGCCGAGCACCTGGGCACCGGGATCCTCGCCTGGGCGCCGCTGGGCGGCGGGGTGCTGACCGGCAAGTACCGACACGGGGTCCCGGCCGACTCACGCGCCGCGGGTGGGCGTCACGACAACTGGGCGCGTCGACGCGTGGACACCGGCTCGGGCACGATCGTGGACGCCGTCGCGACCGCCGCCGAGGGGCTGCGGATCAGTCCGGTGCAGGTGGCGCTGACGTGGCTGCGGGAGCGGCCGGGCATCGCCACGGCGATCGTGGGCGCGCGGACTCCGGGACAGCTGCGGATGGCCCTGGGCAGTGACGTGATCGACCTGCCCGATCAGGTCCGGGACGCACTCGACGAGGTGTCGCTGCACGCCGAATGACGGCGTGAGCGACTCGGCGGCGCACGCGCGGGCCGATATGCCTCAGCGACCTGGCGTGGCCGGGCCCGACTCGAACTCGACGTCCTCGTCGTCCAGGTCCTCGGCGGCGTCCTCGTCCGGATCGTCGAGCTCGGAATCCTCGAGATCGTCCGAGGCCTCGTCGTCATCGTCGTCCAGGTCGTCGTCGTCGAGGTCGTCCTCGTCCTCGTCGCCTTCGTAGACCTCCAGGGGCGTGACCTCGCCGAACGCATCCATCAACGACTCGTCGTACGCGTCGAAGGCGTCGGCGACCCGGCGGTACGCCTCGACGACCGCGGGATCGTTCTCGCCCCGCCGCGCGCGTGATGCGGCCAGGTGCTCCTCGAGCGCGTCGGTGAAGCGCTGCAGTGCAACTCGCGGATCGATGGGCATGCCCCCGACCGTATCGGGTGTGTCGCACAATAGGCAGTCATGATCGAGTACGAGTACCGCATGCTGCGCTTCCCGCGGCACGCGAGCCGGGGTGACATCCGCCAGATCCTGGCGGATGAGGCCGAGTACGGCCACTGGGAGCTCGCGCGCGTCCGCCTCTACATCGGCGGTCATCGCCGAGTGTGGCTGCGTCGCAAGATCATCCGCGTGCAGCGCACGGCCTGACGACGTCCCGCGCGGCGCAGACCGTCAGCAGTCGGCGAGGAAGCCGCCCAGCACCCGCGTGCCGAACTTCAGCGCGTCTACCGGCACCCGCTCGTCGACCCCGTGGAACATCGACGAGAAGTCCAGGTCCGCGGGCAGCCGCAGCGGAGCGAATCCGTAGCCGGTGATGCCGAGGGTGGCCAACGCCTTGTTGTCGGTGCCACCGGAGAGGCAGTACGGCAGGATCGCGGCGCCAGGGTCCTCGGCGAGGAGCGCCTGCTTCATCTTCTCCACGAGCGGCGCGTCGTACGGCGCCTCCAGCGCGATGTCCTTGTGCACGACCTCGACCTCGACGTGCTCACCGGCCAGCTCGGAGATGATCGACATCATCTCCTCCTCGTGACCGGGCAGGAAGCGGCAGTCCAGCGACGCGCTCGCGCTCTGCGGGATGACGTTGTGCTTGTAGCCGGCGTTCAGCATCGTGAAGTTCGCGGTGTTGCGCAGCGTGGCGTTGACGAACGCCGACGCGCCGGCCAGGTCGGGCAGCAGATCGTCGATCGAGTCGTCGTCGTAGGGCTTGCCGGTCAGGTCCGACAAGCCGTCGAACAGGTCGCGGACCGAGGCGATGAACTCTCGCGGCCACGGGTGCGCGTCGATGCGCGCGATCGCGGCGGCGAGGTGCACCACGGCGTTGTCGTCGGCGACCAGGGATCCGTGCCCGGCGCGGCCGTGGGCGCGCAGCGTGAGCCAGGCGATGCCCTTCTCCGCCGTCTGCAGCAGATAGGCGCGCTGGTCGGCACCCTCCTTGTTGCGGACAGTGACGGAGTAGCCGCCCACCTCGCTGATCGCCTCGGTCACGCCCTCGAAGAGGTCGGCGCGGTTCTGTACGAGCCATTGCGAGCCCTTGACGCCGCCGGCCTCCTCGTCGGCCAGGAACCCGATGACGAGGTCGCGTGCGGGCTTCTTGCCGGTGCGGGCCAGCTCGCGCACGCAGGCCAGGATCATTGCGTCCATGTCCTTCATGTCGACCGCGCCACGGCCCCATACGCAGTCGTCGCGGATCTCGGCGCCGAACGGATCGGCCGACCAGTCCTCGGCGTTCGCGGGGACGACATCGAGGTGGCCGTGCACGGCCAGGGCGCCCCTCTCGGAGTCCTCGCCCTCGATCCGGACCAGCACGCTCGCCCGGCCGGGCTCGCTCTCGACGAGCTCGGGCTCGAGGCCGACCTCCTCGAGGCGGCCCATGACGTACTCGGCGGCCTTGCGCTCCCCCGGGCCGCTGCCGTCGCCGTAGTTGCTGGTGTCGATGCCGATCAGGTCCTGGCAGAGCTGGACGACCTCGTCTTCGGGCTGCACGTCAGTCATGACTCCCACTGTGCCACCTCGCGCACCAGCGCCACGGTGTCGGCCTCCTCGGCCCGCTTGTCGTCGCGATACCGCAGCACGCGGGCGAAACGCAGCGCCATCCCGCCTGGGTAGCGGGTCGAGCGCTGGACACCGTCGAAGGCGATCTCGACGACCTGTTCGGGTCGCACCGTCACGGTCAACCCGTCGTCCTCGGTGGCCAGCTCGGTGAAGCGCTCGGTCTGCCACGCCAGCATCTCGTCGGTCATCCCCTTGAACGTCTTGCCCAGCATCACGAACTCGCCCGACTCCGGATCGCGAGCGCCGAGGTGGATGTTGGACAGCAGGCCGGTGCGCCGTCCGCTGCCGCGCTCGACGGCCAGCACCACGAGATCGAGGGTGTGCCGGGGTTTGACCTTCACCCACCCCGCACCGCGACGCCCGGCGGCGTACGGCGCATCGAGCGACTTGACGACCACGCCTTCGTGGCCGGCCGACACCTTCTCCTGGAAGAACCGCTGCGCGACCTCCGGATCCGCGGTCTGCACCCGTGGGATCAGGTAGTCCTGCGGCACCAGCGTGGTCAGCCGCTCCCAACGCTCGCGCGCGGGTGCGTCGATCAGGTCGTCGCCGTCGATGTGCAGCACATCGAAGAACCACGGCGTCACGGGTGTCTCCACCCGCAGCTGCGCCGGGTCCTTGCGGCTCGCGGTGCGAGCGCCGGTCACCTGGAAGGGTTGCGGGACCCCGTCCTCGCGCAGTGCGATCACCTCACCGTCGAGCACCAGTTGCTCGCCGGGGAGGGCGAGCACCGCCTCGACGATCTCCGGGAGCCGGTCGGTGACCTCCTCCAGGCTGCGAGTGAAGAGGCGGACCTCCTCGTCCAGCTTGTGGGCCTGGATGCGGATGCCGTCGAGCTTGCACTCCACCCCCACGGCGTCGCCCGGAGTCGTGACCGCCTGCATCGCGTCGCCCACGGTGGTCGCCGACGCCGCCAGCATGGACCGCAGTGGACGCCCTGGCACCAGACCGATCTCCGCGAGCGCCGGCGCACCCCCGCGGAGCGCTGCCGAGGCGACCGGCGCCGTGAAGCCGGCCAGCATGACCGCGCGTCGTACTGCCGGCGCCGGCACCTGCGCGGCCGACGCGATCGCCGCCAGCATGACGCCGTCCTGGGCGCCCTGGCGCAGCTCTCCGGTGATGAGGCCTTTGAGGAAGGTCTGCTCGGCGGCGGTGGCCGACGCGAGCAGGGTGCGTAGGATCTGCTCGCGAGCACCCGCCGAACCGGGTCCGCCGGCGTCCGCGAGCTGCTCCATGGCCTCGTCGGTCTGCGCGACGGTGAGGCCAGGCGTCGCGGACGGCGCCGGGGTCGCCGCGAGCGTGCGGTATCCCACGCCGACTCGGCGTTGCGGCAGCACACCCGAGAGGTACGCCGCGACGACCTCCACCTCGTCCGGCTCCACCTCAGCGGCGGCGGCCAGCACTTCGGCGACCAGCTGGGTCTTGGCGTTGCGCGAGCGCGTGGCCCCTACCTGTGCGGAGACGGCGACCAGATCTGCGAGCAGCATCCGCCCAGTGTGCTGCTGCCCTCCGACACCCGGCGTCAGGGGTTCGCGGCGTATCTCACCGGGTGGCCGGTGAGCCGGTCGACGACCACGCGCCCCCCGAGGGGAGCGCGGAGGTGGACGGTCGCGGAGGCGAGGAACCCTACCGCCGTTCTGGCGCAGCCGTTGCAGTTGAACTGCTCGTAGCTCATGGCGACGACGACCCGGCTCGACGATTCACTGACCACCGTGGCGGCGACGTCCCGGTCCCCCGAGGACAGAATCGCGGATCTCAGGCTGAGGGCGGCCGTATCCCCGGGCACTGGGCCGTAGGAGCGAACGGCGACATCGCGGCGGTCGTAGGTGACCCTCCCGTCGTCATGGAAGTACCAGATGCCGCCGCCGACCGCAGCTGCCACGGCCAAAAGGCCCGCGACCCACACCGATACCCGCTTCATCAGTCCTCCCCTTCCCTCTGTATCCAGGACGCTGCGGGCGTCCGAGTGGTTGGAGGAGCATCCGGACGCGGCGGAGCACGCCTCCCCACAGGTGGGGGCTCGCGGTCTAGCGTCGATTCATGAGTCCTCACACCGGTCACCGCCGTATCCCCCGTTCGCTACGCGCCGGCCTCACCGTCGCCGCGGTCGCGGGCACCGCCGCCGTCACGATGGCATGTTCGGCGGTGTCCGGCAGCGCGAGCGGATCCGCCGAGGCGGCTGCGGCACCCGCCGTACAGACGGTCATGTCCGGCCTGGACCACCCGTGGGACGTCTCGTTCTTCCGCAACGGCGACATGCTCACCACCCAGCGTCCGGGGGTGCTCACCATGCGCACCGCGTCCGGCAGCGTGCGCACGATCAAGGCTCCGCTGGGCGACCTCTTCGTGCAGAGCGAGGGCGGTCTGGAGGGCCTGGTCGTCGATCCGACGACCGTGCACCGGTACTTCTACACGTGCCAGACCTACGAGCGCGGCGGCAAGGCGGTCGACGCACGGGTCATCCGGTGGGCGATGTCCGACGACGGGAAGTCGGCCACGAGGGAGAAGACGATCCTGTCCGGGCTGCCGGTGACGAGCGGCCGGCACAGCGGGTGCCGACTGCGGTTCGTGCCCGGCTACTGGCTCGCGGTCGGCACGGGCGATGCCGCCACCGGCACGAACCCGCAGAACCTCTACTCCCTCGGCGGCAAGACCCTGCGGGTCGGCGCCAACGGGCAGATCCCCACCAACACGCCGTTCCACTCCAAGGGCGGCAACGCGCGGTACGTGACCAGCTACGGGCACCGCAACGTGCAGGGCCTCGCGATGCGCCCGGGCACCTCGCAGCTGTGGACCCAGGAGCAGGGCACCACCCGTGACGACGAGACGAACATCGCGTACAACGGCGGCAACTACGGGTACGACCCCGTGCCGGGCTACAACGAGTCAGTGCCGATGACCGACCTGAAGAAGTTCCCGCACGCCATCCGGGCCCAGTGGTCGTCGGGCTCGAGCACGGTCGCGACGTGCGGGATCACCTTCCTCCAGGGCTCCGCCTGGGGTCGCTGGAACGGCGCGCTGGCCGTCGCCGAGCTGAAGGGCGAGGGCGTGCGCATCCTCACCCTCGACAAGGCCGGCAAGGTTATCCGGCAAGAGCTGATGCCCGAGCTGAACAAGACCTTCGGGCGGCTGCGCACGGTCCAGACCGGGCCCGGCGGGGCGCTCTACGTCACCACCGACAACGGTGGGAAGGCCGACAAGGTGCTCCGGGTGACACCGCACGCGCCGAGCTCCTGACCGGACTCCCGTCAGACGTACGACGGTCGCCCGGCGGCTGCTGCCGATGCGGGTCACGGGCCTACAGCGTGCTAGCCTTTCGCGTCGTCGGCCCGCCTCCCAGGGTGGCCGTCGTACACCTCGTCCGGGTGGCGGAATAGGCAGACGCGCTAGCTTGAGGTGCTAGTCCTCGTATTAGAGGGTGGGGGTTCAAGTCCCCCCTCGGACACCACAGTTCGCTCGCGGTCCTATCAGGTCAGGGACCTCCGAGCGTGCCGAATGGGTTCCACAGCAAAGTCGGCACGACAAGGGCGCGCCCTCTCGGCGAAACTGGACCAGACCCACCTTTTTCAGGACCCGGCATCCCTTCCACCGACGTGGGAAGGGATGCCGGTCCTTGTTGGTTCGGACTGGTTCGGTCTTGCACTCCGGCGATCCCGCCGGTGAGCCCTGGCGCGAAGCACCGTGCGCCAAA
Coding sequences within:
- a CDS encoding PQQ-dependent sugar dehydrogenase, translated to MSPHTGHRRIPRSLRAGLTVAAVAGTAAVTMACSAVSGSASGSAEAAAAPAVQTVMSGLDHPWDVSFFRNGDMLTTQRPGVLTMRTASGSVRTIKAPLGDLFVQSEGGLEGLVVDPTTVHRYFYTCQTYERGGKAVDARVIRWAMSDDGKSATREKTILSGLPVTSGRHSGCRLRFVPGYWLAVGTGDAATGTNPQNLYSLGGKTLRVGANGQIPTNTPFHSKGGNARYVTSYGHRNVQGLAMRPGTSQLWTQEQGTTRDDETNIAYNGGNYGYDPVPGYNESVPMTDLKKFPHAIRAQWSSGSSTVATCGITFLQGSAWGRWNGALAVAELKGEGVRILTLDKAGKVIRQELMPELNKTFGRLRTVQTGPGGALYVTTDNGGKADKVLRVTPHAPSS
- a CDS encoding ATP-dependent DNA ligase; its protein translation is MLLADLVAVSAQVGATRSRNAKTQLVAEVLAAAAEVEPDEVEVVAAYLSGVLPQRRVGVGYRTLAATPAPSATPGLTVAQTDEAMEQLADAGGPGSAGAREQILRTLLASATAAEQTFLKGLITGELRQGAQDGVMLAAIASAAQVPAPAVRRAVMLAGFTAPVASAALRGGAPALAEIGLVPGRPLRSMLAASATTVGDAMQAVTTPGDAVGVECKLDGIRIQAHKLDEEVRLFTRSLEEVTDRLPEIVEAVLALPGEQLVLDGEVIALREDGVPQPFQVTGARTASRKDPAQLRVETPVTPWFFDVLHIDGDDLIDAPARERWERLTTLVPQDYLIPRVQTADPEVAQRFFQEKVSAGHEGVVVKSLDAPYAAGRRGAGWVKVKPRHTLDLVVLAVERGSGRRTGLLSNIHLGARDPESGEFVMLGKTFKGMTDEMLAWQTERFTELATEDDGLTVTVRPEQVVEIAFDGVQRSTRYPGGMALRFARVLRYRDDKRAEEADTVALVREVAQWES
- a CDS encoding primosomal protein, coding for MPIDPRVALQRFTDALEEHLAASRARRGENDPAVVEAYRRVADAFDAYDESLMDAFGEVTPLEVYEGDEDEDDLDDDDLDDDDDEASDDLEDSELDDPDEDAAEDLDDEDVEFESGPATPGR
- a CDS encoding DUF5703 family protein, producing MIEYEYRMLRFPRHASRGDIRQILADEAEYGHWELARVRLYIGGHRRVWLRRKIIRVQRTA
- a CDS encoding M20/M25/M40 family metallo-hydrolase translates to MTDVQPEDEVVQLCQDLIGIDTSNYGDGSGPGERKAAEYVMGRLEEVGLEPELVESEPGRASVLVRIEGEDSERGALAVHGHLDVVPANAEDWSADPFGAEIRDDCVWGRGAVDMKDMDAMILACVRELARTGKKPARDLVIGFLADEEAGGVKGSQWLVQNRADLFEGVTEAISEVGGYSVTVRNKEGADQRAYLLQTAEKGIAWLTLRAHGRAGHGSLVADDNAVVHLAAAIARIDAHPWPREFIASVRDLFDGLSDLTGKPYDDDSIDDLLPDLAGASAFVNATLRNTANFTMLNAGYKHNVIPQSASASLDCRFLPGHEEEMMSIISELAGEHVEVEVVHKDIALEAPYDAPLVEKMKQALLAEDPGAAILPYCLSGGTDNKALATLGITGYGFAPLRLPADLDFSSMFHGVDERVPVDALKFGTRVLGGFLADC